A stretch of Myxococcus hansupus DNA encodes these proteins:
- a CDS encoding ROK family transcriptional regulator translates to MRVGTAVTTVDAAGMRAQNSSLLLNMIWRERQISRAEIARRTELSPSTVSAIVADLERSGLVRSIGAGVSRGGRRPTLIGFCDDAFSIIGVEMGASHVTAVLTDLRGRVRANRSEDHAVREDPKGTLQKVRELVQEVLDAERVPRRSVVGMGIAVPSPVHPASPGKLSPLLVPAWRDYDVQESMRGAFGLPVLVDNDANLGALSECYWGAGINGEDLAYIKLATGIGSGHIIHGDVYRGAGGTAGEISHMAVDSSGPQCVCGLRGCLVTLIGSAALLERARQLMDRKDSRLLTVRELVEGARAGESAARQVIDGLGHYLGIAVAGLLNLLNPAIVVLGGEISSVGDLLLDPLRASVRKRALSTSMAETRIVTSALGDRAIAVGAATLVLQAALRDRTLFPLQHIGKSA, encoded by the coding sequence ATGCGAGTGGGAACGGCGGTGACGACGGTCGACGCGGCAGGCATGCGCGCGCAGAACAGCAGCCTGCTGCTCAACATGATCTGGCGTGAGCGCCAGATTTCCCGGGCGGAAATCGCCCGGCGGACAGAGCTCAGTCCGTCCACCGTCTCCGCCATCGTGGCGGACCTGGAACGCTCCGGCCTGGTGCGCAGCATTGGCGCCGGGGTGTCCCGGGGCGGCCGCCGCCCCACCCTCATCGGCTTCTGCGATGACGCGTTCAGCATCATCGGCGTGGAGATGGGCGCCTCCCACGTGACGGCCGTCCTCACCGACCTTCGCGGCCGGGTGCGGGCGAACCGGAGCGAGGACCACGCCGTCCGCGAGGACCCCAAGGGCACGCTCCAGAAGGTGCGGGAGCTGGTGCAGGAAGTCCTGGACGCCGAGCGCGTGCCGCGCCGGTCCGTGGTGGGCATGGGCATCGCCGTGCCCAGCCCGGTCCACCCGGCCTCGCCGGGGAAGCTGTCGCCGCTGCTCGTGCCCGCGTGGCGCGACTACGACGTCCAGGAGTCGATGCGCGGCGCCTTCGGCCTGCCGGTGTTGGTGGACAACGACGCGAACCTGGGCGCGCTGTCGGAGTGCTACTGGGGCGCGGGCATCAACGGCGAGGACCTGGCGTACATCAAGCTGGCCACGGGCATCGGCTCCGGCCACATCATCCACGGCGACGTCTACCGTGGCGCGGGAGGCACCGCCGGCGAAATCAGCCACATGGCGGTGGACTCCTCGGGGCCGCAGTGCGTGTGCGGCCTGCGCGGCTGCCTCGTCACCCTCATCGGCTCGGCGGCGCTCCTGGAGCGCGCGCGGCAGTTGATGGACCGGAAGGACTCGCGGCTGCTCACGGTGCGCGAGCTGGTGGAAGGCGCCCGGGCGGGAGAGTCGGCCGCGCGCCAGGTCATCGACGGGCTCGGGCACTACCTGGGCATCGCCGTGGCCGGCCTGCTGAACCTGCTCAACCCCGCCATCGTCGTGCTGGGCGGTGAAATCTCGTCGGTCGGAGACCTGCTGCTGGACCCGCTCCGCGCATCGGTGCGCAAGCGGGCGTTGTCCACCTCCATGGCGGAGACGCGCATCGTCACCTCCGCGCTGGGAGACCGCGCCATCGCCGTGGGCGCGGCCACCCTGGTGCTCCAGGCGGCGCTGCGTGACCGAACCCTCTTCCCCCTTCAACACATAGGCAAATCTGCATGA
- a CDS encoding imm11 family protein, protein MLLSDVTADPRSRTKTAARRASPRTTRATRYFDLHDDFRIPGRPELSDPVPVDARQKLDSVWLFTSGARVRSAGKLRLSVKPPGPPLDFSLAGAGLTPVVSARVASVFRELAPDDVQVLPVEVEDRREPYFILVATRLVRCIDERACAEVVHYTAEDSPPERVGHYRNVQGLRVDPSKTNGARVFRTWGWPVSFIVSEGIKEALEHAGITGARFAEVTEPPRKPRRKKTAAKKSRPKRR, encoded by the coding sequence ATGCTCCTCTCCGACGTGACCGCGGACCCGCGGTCCCGGACGAAGACGGCCGCCCGCAGGGCCTCGCCGCGCACGACCCGGGCCACGCGCTACTTCGACCTTCACGATGACTTCCGCATCCCCGGGCGGCCCGAGCTGAGCGACCCCGTGCCCGTGGACGCGCGCCAGAAGCTGGACTCCGTCTGGCTCTTCACCTCCGGCGCCCGGGTGCGGAGCGCGGGAAAGCTGCGCCTGTCCGTGAAGCCCCCTGGACCGCCGCTCGACTTCTCGCTGGCGGGCGCCGGGCTCACGCCGGTGGTCTCCGCGCGCGTGGCCTCTGTCTTCCGCGAGCTGGCGCCGGATGACGTCCAGGTGCTGCCGGTGGAGGTGGAGGATCGCCGCGAGCCGTACTTCATCCTCGTCGCCACCCGGCTGGTGCGCTGCATCGACGAGCGGGCCTGCGCCGAGGTCGTCCACTACACGGCCGAGGACAGCCCGCCCGAACGCGTGGGCCACTACCGCAACGTGCAGGGGCTGCGGGTGGACCCGTCGAAGACGAACGGCGCCCGCGTGTTCCGCACGTGGGGCTGGCCGGTGAGCTTCATCGTGTCCGAAGGCATCAAGGAAGCCCTGGAGCACGCCGGCATCACCGGCGCGCGCTTCGCCGAAGTGACGGAGCCACCCCGGAAGCCCCGTCGCAAGAAGACCGCCGCGAAGAAGTCCCGGCCCAAGCGCCGCTGA
- a CDS encoding metallophosphoesterase family protein, producing MRIAVISDLHLGRRDAADHFGHDDSGFLRFLRFLEGNFERIVLLGDIFETLTPRAPGMKVAELMAARAAHPEIVRRFELPRYHYIHGNHDLVAGTVLGAPEQMILEADGVRMLFTHGHHHDWMIRKARLLSEAAVWAGAWLRRMRLRAMFRWFQELDLKITNALPDPERCTFQRWAVSRANANNADIVVTGHTHLGLRVEHGSKLFLNSGTCSEGQFSFLSLDTRAGNYSLHTTW from the coding sequence ATGCGGATCGCGGTGATTTCGGACCTCCATCTCGGGCGGCGCGACGCCGCCGACCACTTCGGGCACGACGACTCCGGCTTCCTGCGGTTCCTTCGTTTCTTGGAAGGTAACTTCGAGCGAATCGTGCTCCTGGGCGACATCTTCGAGACGCTCACGCCCCGCGCGCCTGGGATGAAGGTGGCGGAGCTGATGGCGGCTCGCGCGGCGCACCCGGAAATCGTCCGGCGCTTCGAGCTGCCCCGCTACCACTACATCCACGGCAACCACGACCTGGTGGCCGGCACCGTGCTGGGCGCCCCCGAGCAGATGATTCTGGAGGCGGACGGGGTGCGAATGCTGTTCACCCACGGACACCACCACGACTGGATGATTCGCAAGGCGCGTCTCCTGTCGGAAGCGGCGGTGTGGGCCGGCGCGTGGCTGCGGCGGATGCGGCTGCGGGCGATGTTCCGCTGGTTCCAGGAGTTGGACCTGAAAATCACCAACGCGCTTCCGGACCCGGAGCGCTGCACCTTCCAGCGCTGGGCGGTGTCGCGCGCCAACGCGAACAACGCGGACATCGTCGTCACCGGCCACACCCACCTGGGCCTGCGCGTGGAACACGGCAGCAAGCTGTTCCTCAACAGCGGGACGTGCTCGGAGGGGCAGTTCTCCTTCCTCAGCCTGGATACGCGCGCCGGGAACTACTCCCTGCACACCACCTGGTAG
- a CDS encoding SPFH domain-containing protein — MVIGYMKAAPTTYVMQFEGGKVVREGAGLSFFYWKPSATLVSVPLSSADVPFVFNEVTRDFQAVTLQGQLTWRVTDPRRLSSLLDYSLGATGRYRSEDPEKLEERLVQVAQVRARTVVQGLTLREVLVRSDAIEAQVLAALAEAEPVKALGVEVMAFSLLSVKPSPEMARALEAEAREALQRGADEAIYARRNAAVEQERRIKESELATELAVEARQRQIREAKMAADIAVEEQRAELMTRWGENERQAADARAYALEKTLAPVRGVDWKTLMATSASGGDPALNIALAFREMAENAQRIGELNVSPDLLRSLVGASGYHGQGSGTKGR, encoded by the coding sequence ATGGTCATCGGATACATGAAGGCGGCGCCGACGACGTACGTGATGCAGTTCGAGGGGGGAAAGGTGGTCCGGGAGGGGGCGGGGCTCTCGTTCTTCTATTGGAAGCCGTCGGCGACGCTGGTGTCGGTGCCGCTGTCGAGCGCGGACGTGCCCTTCGTCTTCAACGAGGTGACGCGGGACTTCCAGGCGGTGACGCTTCAGGGACAGCTCACGTGGCGGGTGACGGACCCGCGGCGGCTGTCCTCGCTGCTGGACTACTCGCTGGGGGCCACGGGGCGTTACCGCTCGGAGGACCCGGAGAAGCTCGAGGAGCGGCTCGTGCAGGTGGCGCAGGTGCGGGCGCGCACGGTGGTGCAGGGGCTCACGCTGCGCGAGGTGTTGGTGCGCTCGGATGCCATCGAGGCGCAGGTGCTGGCGGCCCTGGCGGAGGCGGAGCCGGTGAAGGCGCTGGGCGTGGAGGTCATGGCCTTCTCGCTGCTGTCGGTGAAGCCGTCGCCGGAGATGGCGCGGGCGCTGGAGGCCGAGGCGCGCGAGGCGTTGCAGCGCGGCGCGGACGAGGCCATCTACGCGCGCCGCAACGCCGCGGTGGAACAGGAGCGACGCATCAAGGAGAGCGAGCTGGCCACGGAGCTGGCGGTGGAGGCACGGCAGCGCCAGATTCGCGAGGCGAAGATGGCGGCGGACATCGCGGTGGAGGAGCAGCGCGCCGAGCTGATGACCCGCTGGGGCGAGAACGAGCGGCAGGCCGCGGACGCCCGTGCGTACGCGCTGGAGAAGACGCTGGCCCCCGTGCGCGGCGTGGACTGGAAGACGTTGATGGCCACGTCGGCGAGCGGCGGCGACCCGGCGCTCAACATCGCGCTGGCGTTCCGGGAGATGGCGGAGAACGCGCAGCGCATCGGTGAGCTGAATGTGTCGCCGGACCTGCTGCGCTCGCTGGTGGGGGCGTCGGGCTACCACGGCCAGGGCTCGGGGACGAAGGGCCGCTAG